A section of the Lynx canadensis isolate LIC74 chromosome A1, mLynCan4.pri.v2, whole genome shotgun sequence genome encodes:
- the RETREG1 gene encoding reticulophagy regulator 1 isoform X2: MPEGDDFGPGQSWEVINSKPDERPRLSHCIAESWMNFSLFLQEMSLFKQQSPGKFCLLVCSVCTFFTVLGSYIPGVILSYLLLLCAFLCPLFKCNDIGQKIYSKIKSVLLKLDFGIGEYINQKKRKRSEADKEKSHKDDSELDLSALCPKISLTVAAKELSVSDTDVSEVSWTDNGTFNLSEGYTPQTDTSDDLDRPSEEVFSRDLSDFPSVENGMGTNDEDEFSLGLPTELRRKKEQLDSGPRASKERQSAAGLTLPLSSDQTFHLMRNLAGDAITAAVTAAIKEQLEGAAKQALSQAAPSLGDDTDTEEGDDFELLDQSELDQIESELGLAQDQEAEAQQSKKASGFLSNLLGGGH; the protein is encoded by the exons ctGGGAAGTTATCAATTCCAAACCGGATGAAAGACCGAGGCTCAGCCACTGTATTGCAGAATCATGGATGAATTTCAGCTTATTTCTTCAAGAAATGTCTCTTTTTAAACAGCAGAGCCCCGGCAAG TTTTGTCTCCTGGTCTGCAGTGTGTGCACATTTTTTACGGTCTTGGGAAGTTACATTCCTGGGGTTATACTCAGCTATCTACTGT TATTGTGTGCATTTTTGTGTCCACTGTTTAAGTGTAATGATATTGGACAAAAAATATACAGCAAAATCAAGTCAGTTCTGCTGAAACTAGATTTTGGAATTGGAGAATATATTAATCAGAAGAAACGTAAGAGATCTG aagcagataaagaaaaaagtcacaaagatgACAGTGAATTAGACCTTTCAGCTCTTTGTCCTAAg ATTAGCCTCACGGTTGCTGCTAAAGAGTTGTCTGTGTCTGACACGGACGTATCTGAGGTCTCCTGGACTGACAATGGGACCTTCAACCTTTCAGAAGGATACACTCCACAGACAGACACTTCTGATG ATCTCGACCGGCCTAGCGAAGAAGTTTTCTCTCGAGACCTTTCCGATTTTCCATCTGTAGAAAATGGCATGGGAACAAACGATGAAGATGAATTCAGCCTTGGCTTGCCCACTGAGCTCAGGAGAAAAAAGGAGCAGCTGGACAGCGGTCCCAGAGCAAGCAAAGAGAGGCAGTCCGCCGCTGGCCTCACCCTTCCGCTGAGCAGTGACCAAACCTTTCACTTGATGCGCAACCTGGCCGGGGACGCCATCACAGCCGCAGTGACAGCTGCCATCAAAGAGCAGTTAGAGGGCGCCGCGAAGCAAGCACTCTCTCAGGCTGCCCCCAGCCTGGGAGACGACACAGACACTGAAGAAGGTGATGACTTTGAACTACTTGACCAGTCAGAGCTTGATCAAATTGAGAGTGAATTGGGACTTGCACAAGACCAAGAAGCAGAAGCACAGCAAAGTAAGAAGGCTTCGGGCTTCCTTTCAAATCTACTCGGAGGAGGCCATTAG